A section of the Lepus europaeus isolate LE1 chromosome 10, mLepTim1.pri, whole genome shotgun sequence genome encodes:
- the LOC133768344 gene encoding mitochondrial ribosome and complex I assembly factor AltMIEF1 yields the protein MAPWSRKAVLSLYRALLRRGRELRYTDRDFYLAAVRREFRKNLKLADPEARERQLQKGLVFLHSKLGGLL from the coding sequence ATGGCCCCGTGGAGCCGGAAGGCCGTGCTGAGTCTGTACCGGGCGCTGCTGCGCCGGGGCCGGGAGCTGCGCTACACCGATCGGGACTTCTACCTCGCCGCCGTCCGCCGAGAGTTCCGGAAGAATCTGAAGCTAGCGGACCCCGAGGCCCGAGAGAGGCAACTACAGAAAGGCCTGGTGTTCCTCCACAGCAAGCTGGGGGGGCTCCTCTAG